CGAAAACTTCTACATATCTACTTTGCTGTTATTAAAAACAATTCTGCTTTTGATCCTAATTTTATTCCCTCAAAATGATGATATTTTTGTTTGACTTTTAAGACGGTATCATTTTTATATAATTCGTAGTATAGCATTTCAAAATTATTAGGGGAATAATAATTAAAAAAAGAATGTCTTCTATGAGAATTATAGAAGGCTTCAATATACTCAAACATCATAGAATTAGCTGTATCTCTTGAGACAAAACTTCTGCCAAGCTCCTGTTTTATAGTGTGGAAGCAAGATTCTGCAACAGCATTATC
This Candidatus Bandiella numerosa DNA region includes the following protein-coding sequences:
- a CDS encoding IS3 family transposase, coding for MLKAYWERKPQKGLIFYSGRGSQYTSNDFQKVLKNLNVTQSLSRKANYLDNAVAESCFHTIKQELGRSFVSRDTANSMMFEYIEAFYNSHRRHSFFNYYSPNNFEMLYYELYKNDTVLKVKQKYHHFEGIKLGSKAELFLITAK